One genomic window of Streptomyces sp. NBC_01498 includes the following:
- a CDS encoding LLM class flavin-dependent oxidoreductase: MSDEYLWYIPNTVEPGHRGDDTTDGWGTLGFSTEIARAAEDHGWGGALIGTGWGRPDTFTVATALAARTTTFKPLVAIRPGYWQPAHFASSAATLDRLSGGRLLVNIVSGLDNPAAYGDGESDPARRYDRTREFLQLVRRLWTEESVTHRGEFFTVEDSTVNPRPHGAEHGRTPRLYFGGASAAAEAVAATEADVQLFWGEPLDGVAERVGRLKELSESLGRAHAPLEFGLRVTTLVRDTTEEAWRDAEAKVAQLAGTPDTTLGAGRRQAVGQRRLHDLAERGEVLDSCLYTAPGRVGGGGAGTTWLVGSPDDVAAALRAYRALGITHFVLSDTPYLPEVARIGDQLLGRLREPAPV, translated from the coding sequence ATGAGCGACGAATATCTCTGGTACATCCCCAACACGGTCGAGCCCGGCCATCGCGGTGACGACACGACCGACGGATGGGGCACCCTCGGCTTCTCCACCGAGATCGCCCGCGCGGCGGAGGACCACGGCTGGGGCGGGGCCCTCATCGGCACGGGGTGGGGCCGGCCGGACACCTTCACCGTCGCCACCGCCCTCGCGGCCCGCACGACGACGTTCAAGCCGCTGGTGGCGATCCGGCCCGGTTACTGGCAGCCGGCCCACTTCGCGAGCTCCGCCGCCACCCTCGACCGGCTCAGCGGCGGGCGCCTGCTCGTCAACATCGTCAGCGGACTCGACAACCCGGCGGCGTACGGCGACGGGGAGAGCGACCCGGCCCGACGCTACGACCGCACCCGGGAGTTCCTCCAGCTCGTCCGCCGGCTCTGGACCGAGGAGTCGGTCACCCACCGGGGCGAGTTCTTCACCGTCGAGGACTCGACGGTGAACCCGCGCCCCCACGGCGCCGAACACGGTCGCACCCCGAGGCTCTACTTCGGCGGCGCCTCGGCGGCGGCGGAGGCCGTCGCGGCCACCGAGGCCGACGTCCAGCTGTTCTGGGGCGAACCGCTCGACGGCGTGGCCGAACGCGTCGGCCGCCTGAAGGAGTTGAGCGAGTCCCTGGGCCGCGCCCACGCCCCGCTGGAGTTCGGGCTGCGGGTGACGACACTGGTCCGCGACACGACCGAGGAGGCGTGGCGCGACGCGGAGGCCAAGGTGGCCCAGCTGGCCGGCACACCCGACACGACCCTGGGCGCCGGACGGCGCCAGGCCGTCGGGCAGCGGCGGCTGCACGACCTCGCGGAGCGCGGCGAGGTGCTGGACTCCTGCCTCTACACCGCCCCCGGCCGGGTGGGCGGGGGCGGGGCCGGAACCACCTGGCTGGTCGGCTCGCCGGACGACGTGGCCGCCGCGCTGCGCGCGTACCGCGCGCTCGGCATCACCCACTTCGTTCTCTCCGACACCCCCTATCTGCCCGAGGTCGCCCGCATCGGTGATCAACTGCTGGGCCGCCTGCGGGAACCCGCCCCGGTCTGA
- a CDS encoding WhiB family transcriptional regulator, with protein sequence MSAQSEWSGRGACRVVDPDTLFVQGQEQNRAKSVCLGCQVRTECLAHALDNREEFGVWGGMTERERRALLRRRPTVTSWRRLLETARDEHEHPEDDATSPLRASGF encoded by the coding sequence ATGAGCGCACAGTCGGAGTGGAGCGGGCGGGGTGCCTGCCGGGTCGTCGACCCGGACACCCTGTTCGTACAGGGCCAGGAGCAGAACCGGGCGAAGTCGGTGTGCCTGGGCTGCCAGGTGCGTACCGAGTGCCTGGCCCACGCCCTCGACAACCGCGAGGAGTTCGGTGTCTGGGGCGGTATGACGGAGCGTGAACGGCGGGCGCTGCTGCGGCGGAGACCGACCGTCACGTCCTGGCGGCGCCTGCTGGAGACGGCGCGCGACGAACACGAACACCCGGAGGACGACGCGACGTCACCGCTGCGCGCCAGCGGTTTCTAG